The genomic segment CAAGCACCCCTGCCGGGATCCATCGAGATCCTGGGTCTGAGTCCTCCCTTGCCCTCTCTAGCTTGAAAAGAAGGGGATATATTATAGAACAATACTGaagtatgaaaatgaaaaatcaagggAGCATTCTGGTTTCTATAAATCTTTTCATAGTTAAGTCAATGGAATTCTCATCATCTGCATCTATGAGACGCACAGCATCGATGGATATTTTCATGATTGTGTGCATCCTCTGAAAGATATATGACGAGGAAGCCATAAAAAGAGAATTTACCTTCACGATATTGTCAGCATACTTCATCAACCATGAAACCAGCAAGCCAGTGGatccaagattcaaaacaacCATCCAAGTTGTAATACTGTAGCCATTGAAAAGGCGTTGCCACCAGGATCCGTTCTCATATCCACCCCTGTAATCATCCAGGACAAGCCGAGCCAAGTTGAATATTGAGCCAAATCTGAAGTGGAAGGAAATACCTAAATCATCAACATAATTAATGTAATAATGTATTTTGCCAACCAATGACTCCATATTCTCTATCGCAAACAGTATGTAAATACAGCAGGGTCAGGAATATATAAGGGAGTGTGAGATAGGCCTAAGAGCCTTGGAAGAAGATATCCAGGTCAAGTTTGCTACCATGACTATTTACAGGCAATGTTACTAAAAAAGCATCTTCAAAAGGGAAAAGTCATTGATTGGAGAAAAGATACCTACGTATATAATTGAACGTTTTGCCAATACAAGCTATCGTTGTTCTTCTTCATCAGAAACTCTGTGTAGACACCTGCTAACGCTGATAGACAAGCAGATACTGCCCCCAACATATAGCCTTGAATTGGAGCTGCAAATAGAGAATCACAGGATGCTTCTCCACAACCTTTAacctaaaataaatgaaagaaaagcattaattatttttttattttttttggttatagataaaatgaattaaaagggAAAGTTGATGATAATTAGGATCGTGAAAAAACTGCAATATAACAAAGACAGCGATTTTggtgtaaaataaaaatctgaacagAAACTTGCAGTGCATAAGTTAAATAACCAAAGAACTAAACAAAGCATGAAGATGAAGAGGAGAAATTGCTAACAATTCAAATAACCACCTACCTGGCTTGTGGTTGTTCCAACAGCTAATAGAATAATTGCCATCCACTGCAGATTAGACAGTCTCCTCCTCAGGAACAGCCTAAAGAATGAATCATAGAGAAGgcaaagaaaatcataattaattagctGAAACAAGGCTAAATTCATTCCAAAAGGCATCCAACCGAGGAAGCgaatgataaaaaagaacagTATAAAATAGGCACCTGAATAATATGCCAGTGGTAACAATCTTCAAATTACCCATTATCTGGTAAGTGGATGTATCCACATAAGTCAAAGTAGCAAACTGAACATTGTTATGAATTAGATAAATGATGGAAGGAACAACGTATAAGCGCACACTCTTCCATTCTGTAGTCATCCTTGTAGATGGTGATATCTGGCACTCTCTCCAAACAAGTAAACTAGAAAGCACCAGCTGTTGTTCAAATAAACACAACATTAAAACGAAAGCCAATTTACATATGGAAAAAACCGCCATTGCTATGTTAAATGGTCTGTCCACTCAAGAGCTAAGAATACCTTGAAAACTTCAGCAAGAAAGGGTACAGTGGCATAGTCGTACAAATACTTTCCATTACTTTGAGATAGAG from the Populus nigra chromosome 1, ddPopNigr1.1, whole genome shotgun sequence genome contains:
- the LOC133678641 gene encoding CMP-sialic acid transporter 1-like isoform X1 — translated: MQWYFVALLLTFLTSSQGILTTLSQSNGKYLYDYATVPFLAEVFKLVLSSLLVWRECQISPSTRMTTEWKSVRLYVVPSIIYLIHNNVQFATLTYVDTSTYQIMGNLKIVTTGILFRLFLRRRLSNLQWMAIILLAVGTTTSQVKGCGEASCDSLFAAPIQGYMLGAVSACLSALAGVYTEFLMKKNNDSLYWQNVQLYTFGSIFNLARLVLDDYRGGYENGSWWQRLFNGYSITTWMVVLNLGSTGLLVSWLMKYADNIVKVYATSMAMLLTMVWSVYLFSFKPTLQLFLGIIICMMSLHMYFAPPNMLLDLPTQVRAAPESLKEVTVERRTDS
- the LOC133678641 gene encoding CMP-sialic acid transporter 1-like isoform X2; amino-acid sequence: MQWYFVALLLTFLTSSQGILTTLSQSNGKYLYDYATVPFLAEVFKLVLSSLLVWRECQISPSTRMTTEWKSVRLYVVPSIIYLIHNNVQFATLTYVDTSTYQIMGNLKIVTTGILFRLFLRRRLSNLQWMAIILLAVGTTTSQVKGCGEASCDSLFAAPIQGYMLGAVSACLSALAGVYTEFLMKKNNDSLYWQNVQLYTGGYENGSWWQRLFNGYSITTWMVVLNLGSTGLLVSWLMKYADNIVKVYATSMAMLLTMVWSVYLFSFKPTLQLFLGIIICMMSLHMYFAPPNMLLDLPTQVRAAPESLKEVTVERRTDS